The region CATTCTCAAGGGATGCATGCCCTCTAAAACCCTCCTTCGTTCCGCAGAATTGGTACATCTGGGTAAAACTTCAATTAAACTTGGCGTCTCTTTTAAAAAACCTCAAATTGATTACCCAGGAATTATTTCAAGGAAAAATGAGATCATCAAGGGTTTTTCCGATTATCGGTTTCAAGAAGTCGTATCCAATCCCAACATCACCTTCATCGATGGGCTCGCTCAATTCCGATCCCCAAGGGAAATACAAGTGGGATCAAGAATCATTCAAGGAGAAAAATTTGTCATTGGAACGGGCTCCGATTTGGCCATCCCTCCCATTCCGGGCCTAAAGGAGTTCGGGTTTATCACCAGTGATGACGCACTCGAATTGACAAAGCTCCCCAAATCATTGGCGGTTCTCGGTGCCGGAGCGGTAGGTTTGGAGTTAGGGCAGCACTTTGCGCGGATGGGGGTCAAGGTCACCATATTAGAAAGAAGCGGCCATGTGCTGAGTAAAGAAGATGAGGATATTGGAACGGCCTTGGGTCAATACCTCCAAGAAGAGGGAATGGAAGTGTGTCACCATTTAACATTTGAGAGGGTTTCAAAAAAGGGGACCTTAAAATCCTTTGAAATCACATGCCAAGGAACACCCCGAAGTGTGGAGGTAGAGGAAATATTATTGGCAGCAGGCCGGCAACCCCAACTGGAAGGCTTAAATTTAGAAGCCGCAGGGGTGGAAACCAATTGGAATGGCATCATTGTCAATGATGAAATGGAAACCAAAACCACTGGAATTTTCGCTGTGGGGGATGTCACCGGAATATATCAGCTCACCCATGTGGCCGTTTATCAGGGGGAGGTTGCAGGCCATAACGCGTTTTCGGAGCAAAAGAAAAAAGCGGATTACCGCATTGTTCCATTTGTGGTTTTTACCGATCCCACTTTCGCAAAGGTGGGACTAACCGAAAAAGAAGCGCAACAAAAAGGAATCAACGTTCAAGTGGCTTCTTTCCCCTTTAATGATTTAGGGAAGGCCATCTGTACCGGACAGACCCAAGGCTTTGCGAAAATGATTGCCGATTCAAAAACCGGGGAAATTTTAGGGGTCCAGGTGTTGGGCCCTGAAGGGGGAGAGCTGATTCATGAAATGATCGTGGCCATGACCTTTCGAAGCACCGTCCAGCAATTTCTTCAGATTCCTCATTACCACCCTACCCTTTCTGAAATTTTTACCTACCCTGCCGAAGAAATTGCCGAAAAGATAAGTTCATCTAAACTTTTAAAAACCTGATGAACAAGGGATGGAATCCAAAATTTTAAACCGGAATCCAATCAGAAACCATACATTAAAGGAAGCAGCCAGGAAAATGTCAGCCACATGATCAGTGTCAGCGGAACTCCGATCCTGACAAAGTCCCCGAATGAATATCCCCCCGCATTCATTACAAGCAAATTGGTTTTATAGGCCATAGGAGTTGCATAACTCATGTTGGAACCGAACAGGACCGCAAGGACAAAAGGCTCAGGGGGCATCCCCAATTGCTGGGCAATACTGACGGAAATGGGGGTACCAATGACCGCGGCGGCATTGTTTGAAACAATATTGGTTAAAACCGCCATTAACAACATCAGCCCGCTCAGGACCATTGTTGGGGATGCGCCAAACGTTGCCGTTACAAACACCTGGGCAAGATATTCCGCCCCTCCTGTTTTAACCATTGCTACACCAAGAGCCAGACTGGCGACAACAATCATTATGACAGGAGCGCTTAAGGCACTTGTTGCATCTCTCCAGCTGAGGCACCCGGTAAAAATCATGAGTAGGACACCAACTAAGGAACTGATTGCAATCGGTAATAACCCAAACGCAACGACTAGGATCACCCCTGCCATAATTGCAAGCGCCAAGGGAGCCTTGGACGTATGGGGAAGATCGGAAGTGGCATCCAAGACCAATAATTCACCGGTTTGTTTAAGGGATTTAATTTGCTCCCGGGCCCCCTGAACTAAAAGGACATCCCCTGTCCTTAATACAACATCGCCCAAACTTTTTCGAATGGTCTCCACGACTCTTCCTGCCCGGTGAATGGCAAGGGTAACCAATTGATAACGGTCCCTGAACCGCGCATAATTTATGGTTGTTCCCTCAAGCGGTGAACCCGGAACCACCACAACCTCAGCGATTTGCTGATCTTCCGCTTTAAGAGGATTCTCTTCATTCACCGGGTTCTCACCCGAAAAAAGCGAAGCGCCAAGGACCTGTTCAAATTCCTTTAACTGTTCAGGGGTATCATCCACCCGCATCCGGTCCCCTGCCTTAATGAGCACATCCGGAAGGGGGGTAATAAAAGTCCCGGGGCCTCTTTGAATTCGCGTTACTCTCATTGCTCCGTTTGTTTTCTTAATCAGTTCCGAAAGGGATTTTCCCTCCCCAAAACTCTCTTCGTTAATAATCAATTGGGCCGTGAAAATCCGAGGAGAGGTATCACCCAGGAGAGGTACTCGCTCCGGGAGAAGCCGTGGTGCCAAGAGCCAGAGGTAAACCACCGCGATACCCCCGGCGATTGCTGCAGGAACAAAAAAATCAAACATTTGAAACCTTTGTATCCCTAAATCCGCCGCAACGGAAACCACCAGAAGGTTCGTCGAGGTACCTATTGTGGTACTCATTCCCCCGACTAAGGTGGCAAAACCCATTGGCATTAATATCTTTGAAGCGGGTGTTTTTGTTCGAAGGGAAACAGAAATGAGAATGGGTAAAAACAGAATGACAATAGGGGTATTGTTTACAAAGGCACTTAAGACCCCACTCACCAGGAGTGCCAGAAACAAGGAAAACTGAGGGGATAAAACCCAAATCCTAGCCAAGGCACGGCCAAAAGGTTCTAAAGCCCCCGTCCGTACTAATCCCTGGCCGGCAATCATAAGGGCACACACCGCCACTAAGGCTTCGTGTCCAAATCCTGAAAAGAAATCGACTGCGCGGAGCTTCTTATCCCCCAGCGTGTAAGGGAAAAGTTCAAACCCTATGGTGACCGCTGCTAACACCAAAAGGCTTGATGTTTCCAATGGAATTTTTTCCCGTGTAAACAGGAAAAGGGCGATCCCAGTTAAAATTAAAATGGCTACAGCATGAATATCGGGTAGTGGCGGAAAATTC is a window of Nitrospiria bacterium DNA encoding:
- a CDS encoding dihydrolipoyl dehydrogenase, which encodes MEQFDLVVIGAGSGGFAAARVATGLGKKVALIDKGPFGGLCILKGCMPSKTLLRSAELVHLGKTSIKLGVSFKKPQIDYPGIISRKNEIIKGFSDYRFQEVVSNPNITFIDGLAQFRSPREIQVGSRIIQGEKFVIGTGSDLAIPPIPGLKEFGFITSDDALELTKLPKSLAVLGAGAVGLELGQHFARMGVKVTILERSGHVLSKEDEDIGTALGQYLQEEGMEVCHHLTFERVSKKGTLKSFEITCQGTPRSVEVEEILLAAGRQPQLEGLNLEAAGVETNWNGIIVNDEMETKTTGIFAVGDVTGIYQLTHVAVYQGEVAGHNAFSEQKKKADYRIVPFVVFTDPTFAKVGLTEKEAQQKGINVQVASFPFNDLGKAICTGQTQGFAKMIADSKTGEILGVQVLGPEGGELIHEMIVAMTFRSTVQQFLQIPHYHPTLSEIFTYPAEEIAEKISSSKLLKT
- a CDS encoding SLC13 family permease, with the protein product MNFPPLPDIHAVAILILTGIALFLFTREKIPLETSSLLVLAAVTIGFELFPYTLGDKKLRAVDFFSGFGHEALVAVCALMIAGQGLVRTGALEPFGRALARIWVLSPQFSLFLALLVSGVLSAFVNNTPIVILFLPILISVSLRTKTPASKILMPMGFATLVGGMSTTIGTSTNLLVVSVAADLGIQRFQMFDFFVPAAIAGGIAVVYLWLLAPRLLPERVPLLGDTSPRIFTAQLIINEESFGEGKSLSELIKKTNGAMRVTRIQRGPGTFITPLPDVLIKAGDRMRVDDTPEQLKEFEQVLGASLFSGENPVNEENPLKAEDQQIAEVVVVPGSPLEGTTINYARFRDRYQLVTLAIHRAGRVVETIRKSLGDVVLRTGDVLLVQGAREQIKSLKQTGELLVLDATSDLPHTSKAPLALAIMAGVILVVAFGLLPIAISSLVGVLLMIFTGCLSWRDATSALSAPVIMIVVASLALGVAMVKTGGAEYLAQVFVTATFGASPTMVLSGLMLLMAVLTNIVSNNAAAVIGTPISVSIAQQLGMPPEPFVLAVLFGSNMSYATPMAYKTNLLVMNAGGYSFGDFVRIGVPLTLIMWLTFSWLLPLMYGF